The following are encoded in a window of Amycolatopsis lexingtonensis genomic DNA:
- the cybH gene encoding Ni/Fe-hydrogenase, b-type cytochrome subunit, with the protein MTASARETVPEPAVVRVRVWDLPVRLIHWLLVLALAVLSVTGYLIGNPILALPASSGWVAWVKIVHKLTAYGFIALIGARVAWMFLSRNKWSRWTEWIPTTRERVRQIIPSVRFYTFLERDAPPVVGHNPLAGMTYTVLYLMFGVEIVTGVVLWGVEGNGWAAFLTGWLTRLFALSTIRFTHHLIMWLTWGFMVHHLYSGLLVDRVEGSGLMTSIFSGYKFLPGDRG; encoded by the coding sequence ATGACGGCCTCGGCGCGGGAGACCGTCCCGGAACCGGCGGTGGTTCGGGTCCGGGTCTGGGACCTGCCGGTGCGGCTCATCCACTGGCTGCTGGTGCTCGCGCTGGCCGTGCTGAGCGTGACCGGCTACCTCATCGGCAACCCGATCCTGGCCCTGCCCGCGAGTTCCGGATGGGTCGCCTGGGTGAAGATCGTCCACAAGCTCACCGCGTACGGCTTCATCGCCTTGATCGGCGCCCGGGTGGCGTGGATGTTCCTGTCCCGGAACAAGTGGTCGCGCTGGACGGAATGGATCCCGACCACCCGCGAGCGCGTCCGCCAGATCATCCCCTCGGTGCGCTTCTACACGTTCCTCGAACGCGACGCCCCGCCGGTGGTCGGGCACAACCCGCTCGCCGGGATGACGTACACGGTGCTGTACCTCATGTTCGGCGTGGAGATCGTGACCGGCGTCGTGCTGTGGGGCGTGGAGGGCAACGGCTGGGCCGCGTTCCTGACCGGCTGGCTCACGCGGCTGTTCGCGCTGTCGACCATCCGGTTCACCCACCACCTGATCATGTGGCTCACGTGGGGATTCATGGTCCACCACCTCTACAGCGGGCTCCTGGTCGACCGCGTCGAGGGCTCCGGCCTGATGACGTCGATCTTCTCCGGGTACAAGTTCCTGCCCGGTGACCGCGGATGA
- a CDS encoding hydrogenase small subunit, translated as MTPVRGEDRQLARGGDARPLPVRLAEAGIGRRRFLTFCAAMATTLALPERFAPRVAEALSTVERPVVVWLEFQDCAGDTEAFLRSRNPSTADLLLGMISLNYHETLMAAAGTAAEKARDDAVAKGGHLVVVEGSVPTGIPGACTIGGRSAEDLLRSAVRGAAGVINVGTCSAFGGIPAAGPNPTGAVRVEDIVGGVPVINLSGCPVNADNLTATIVHHLTFGQFPAADDLGRPLFAYGERIHDTCPRRGHFDAGQFAEEWGDEGHRKGWCLYKLGCKGPSTFHNCPSVRYNDGTSWPIAAGHGCVGCSEPDFWDAMTPFYERLPGVQAVGGTFTVDEIGLGVVGATAAGFALHGVGKVVQHKLLAIREARRTPEPDPDEEKDG; from the coding sequence ATGACTCCCGTCCGTGGTGAAGACAGGCAGCTCGCGCGCGGCGGTGACGCCCGGCCCTTGCCGGTCCGCTTGGCCGAAGCGGGGATCGGGCGCCGCCGGTTCCTGACGTTCTGCGCCGCGATGGCGACGACGCTGGCGCTGCCGGAGCGGTTCGCGCCCCGGGTCGCCGAAGCGCTGTCCACAGTGGAACGTCCGGTGGTGGTGTGGCTCGAGTTCCAGGACTGCGCGGGCGACACCGAGGCGTTCCTGCGCTCGCGCAACCCTTCGACCGCGGATCTCCTGCTCGGGATGATCTCGCTGAACTACCACGAGACCCTGATGGCCGCGGCCGGCACGGCGGCGGAGAAGGCCCGGGACGACGCGGTCGCCAAGGGCGGGCACCTCGTCGTCGTCGAAGGTTCGGTGCCCACCGGTATCCCGGGCGCCTGCACGATCGGCGGACGGTCGGCCGAGGACCTGCTGCGCAGCGCCGTGCGCGGCGCCGCGGGCGTCATCAACGTCGGTACCTGCTCGGCCTTCGGCGGCATTCCGGCCGCCGGGCCGAACCCGACCGGCGCGGTGCGGGTGGAGGACATCGTCGGCGGTGTCCCGGTGATCAACCTTTCCGGCTGCCCGGTGAACGCCGACAACCTGACCGCCACGATCGTGCACCACCTCACCTTCGGGCAGTTCCCGGCCGCCGATGACCTGGGCCGGCCGCTGTTCGCCTACGGGGAACGCATCCACGACACCTGTCCCCGCCGCGGGCACTTCGACGCCGGGCAGTTCGCCGAGGAGTGGGGCGACGAAGGGCACCGGAAGGGCTGGTGCCTCTACAAGCTGGGCTGCAAGGGCCCGAGCACGTTCCACAACTGCCCGAGCGTGCGCTACAACGACGGGACGTCGTGGCCGATCGCCGCCGGCCACGGCTGCGTCGGCTGCTCGGAGCCGGACTTCTGGGACGCGATGACGCCGTTCTACGAGCGGCTGCCGGGCGTGCAGGCGGTCGGCGGGACTTTCACGGTCGACGAGATCGGCCTGGGGGTCGTCGGCGCCACCGCCGCCGGGTTCGCGCTGCACGGGGTGGGCAAGGTCGTCCAGCACAAGCTCCTCGCGATCCGGGAAGCGCGGCGGACCCCGGAACCCGATCCCGACGAGGAAAAGGACGGTTGA
- a CDS encoding nickel-dependent hydrogenase large subunit — protein sequence MARLVIDPVTRIEGHLRVEVTVDGGVVRDAYSSSTMWRGIETILAGRDPRDAWLFAQRICGVCTTVHALASVRAVEDAVGAVPPLNARLLRQLIAAAQFLHDHVVHFYHLHALDWIDPVAALRADPAKTASVAQSLSDYPRATTALFASVRDRLKGFLASGNIGPFTNGYWGHPAYRLPPEVDLLAFSHYLDALEFQRDYVRIHALLGGKNPHPQTYLVGGMASPVDPDSQDAINDNTLQQLAQLVQRGVDFVEQVYLPDLYAIAAAYPEWTTYGRGIGSYLVFGDYTLSAPGKGQPPRGGLFPGGVLVDGKPGPFERDKVSESAFHSWYRYDDAKASLPPWQGTTTPDYTGPQPPFDQLDVEGKYSWLKAPRYDGRAMEVGPLARMLVGYTAGDARIKPLVQGALDRLKLPASALMSTLGRVLARGLETQLMARYSLELVNRLRDNIAGGDLTIADNAKWDPASWPGGKSFGVGFHEAPRGSLSHWVVIEDGRIRNYQAVVPSTWNASPRDATGNPGPYEASLVGTPVADPARPLEILRTLHSFDPCMACAAHVYDADGEAVAKVLVQ from the coding sequence ATGGCCCGGCTGGTCATCGACCCGGTCACCCGGATCGAAGGACACCTGCGCGTCGAAGTCACGGTCGACGGGGGAGTGGTCCGCGACGCCTACTCGTCCTCGACGATGTGGCGCGGCATCGAGACCATCCTCGCCGGGCGTGACCCGCGCGACGCCTGGTTGTTCGCGCAGCGCATCTGCGGGGTCTGCACCACGGTGCACGCGCTGGCGTCGGTGCGCGCGGTCGAGGACGCGGTCGGGGCGGTGCCCCCGCTGAACGCGCGCCTGCTGCGCCAGCTCATCGCGGCGGCGCAGTTCCTGCACGACCACGTCGTGCACTTCTACCACCTGCACGCGCTGGACTGGATCGACCCCGTCGCGGCGCTGCGGGCCGATCCGGCCAAGACCGCGTCGGTGGCACAGTCCCTTTCGGACTACCCGCGGGCCACGACCGCGCTGTTCGCTTCGGTGCGCGACCGGCTCAAGGGCTTTCTGGCCAGTGGCAACATCGGGCCGTTCACCAACGGCTACTGGGGCCACCCGGCCTACCGGCTCCCACCGGAGGTCGACCTGCTGGCGTTCAGCCACTACCTCGACGCGCTCGAGTTCCAGCGCGACTACGTCCGCATCCACGCACTGCTCGGCGGCAAGAACCCGCACCCGCAGACCTACCTCGTCGGCGGCATGGCCTCGCCGGTCGACCCGGACAGCCAGGACGCGATCAACGACAACACGCTGCAGCAGCTCGCCCAGCTCGTGCAGCGCGGCGTCGACTTCGTCGAGCAGGTCTACCTGCCCGACCTCTACGCGATCGCGGCGGCCTACCCCGAGTGGACCACCTACGGGCGGGGGATCGGGTCGTACCTGGTGTTCGGCGACTACACCCTGTCGGCGCCGGGCAAGGGACAGCCGCCGCGGGGCGGCCTGTTCCCGGGCGGGGTGCTCGTGGACGGCAAGCCGGGTCCGTTCGAGCGCGACAAGGTCTCCGAATCCGCGTTCCACTCCTGGTACCGCTACGACGACGCGAAGGCGTCCCTGCCGCCCTGGCAGGGCACCACCACGCCGGACTACACCGGTCCGCAGCCGCCGTTCGACCAGCTCGACGTCGAAGGCAAGTACTCCTGGCTCAAGGCCCCGCGCTACGACGGGCGGGCCATGGAGGTCGGTCCCCTCGCGCGCATGCTCGTCGGCTACACGGCCGGGGACGCGCGCATCAAGCCGCTCGTCCAGGGTGCCCTGGACCGCCTGAAGCTGCCCGCGTCCGCGCTGATGTCCACCCTCGGCCGGGTACTGGCCCGCGGCCTCGAGACCCAGCTGATGGCCCGGTATTCGCTGGAGCTGGTGAACCGGCTGCGCGACAACATCGCCGGCGGCGACCTGACGATCGCCGACAACGCCAAGTGGGACCCGGCTTCCTGGCCCGGGGGCAAGTCCTTCGGCGTCGGCTTCCACGAGGCGCCCCGCGGCTCGCTCTCGCACTGGGTGGTCATCGAGGACGGGCGCATCCGCAACTACCAGGCCGTCGTGCCCAGCACCTGGAACGCGAGCCCGCGCGACGCCACCGGCAACCCAGGGCCCTACGAAGCGTCCCTCGTCGGGACGCCGGTCGCCGATCCGGCCCGGCCGCTGGAGATCCTGCGCACCTTGCACTCGTTCGACCCGTGCATGGCCTGCGCGGCGCACGTCTACGACGCCGACGGCGAGGCCGTGGCGAAGGTGCTCGTGCAATGA
- the nagA gene encoding N-acetylglucosamine-6-phosphate deacetylase: MRLGVAGALVGGAYRRGDVEVDPESGLVTAVGVAGPGSGIAVPGLVDLQVNGFGGVDFLTADVDGYARASAALAGTGVVAYQPTLITSRPEQTVAAIETAAKAQAAAEGARILGVHLEGPFLSPARPGTHPVELLRAPDTGLLERLLAAGPVTQVTLAPELPGALDVVGACVRAGVLVACGHSDATAAEAHAAFDLGARSVTHLFDAMRPFTHRDPGIAGAALTRDDVFVGVIADPSHLSPEAVRLAFQAARGRVVLVTDALAAGGCLDGHYRLGDVEFDVSGGTARRADGTLVGTTITLLDAVRDACAAGVSLEAAVNAATRTPAELFPRGDIGLLRPGNRADVLVLDDSLALRTVLRNAREL, translated from the coding sequence GTGCGGTTGGGTGTGGCGGGTGCGCTGGTCGGTGGCGCTTACCGGCGCGGCGATGTCGAGGTGGACCCGGAAAGCGGTCTGGTGACCGCGGTCGGGGTGGCCGGTCCGGGCTCGGGGATCGCGGTGCCGGGCCTGGTCGATCTGCAGGTCAACGGTTTCGGCGGGGTCGATTTCCTGACCGCCGACGTCGACGGCTACGCCCGCGCGAGTGCGGCGCTGGCCGGCACGGGAGTGGTGGCTTACCAGCCCACGCTGATCACCAGCCGGCCCGAGCAGACGGTGGCCGCCATCGAGACCGCCGCCAAGGCCCAGGCGGCCGCGGAGGGGGCGCGGATCCTCGGCGTCCACCTGGAAGGCCCGTTCCTTTCGCCCGCCCGGCCCGGGACCCACCCGGTCGAGTTGCTGCGGGCGCCGGACACCGGACTGCTGGAGCGGCTGCTGGCCGCCGGTCCGGTCACCCAGGTGACCTTGGCGCCGGAGCTGCCCGGTGCGCTGGACGTGGTCGGCGCGTGCGTCCGCGCGGGTGTGCTGGTGGCGTGCGGGCACAGCGACGCGACGGCGGCCGAGGCTCATGCCGCGTTCGACCTCGGGGCGCGGTCGGTGACGCACCTGTTCGACGCGATGCGCCCGTTCACCCACCGCGACCCGGGGATCGCGGGTGCGGCGCTGACCCGTGACGATGTCTTCGTCGGGGTGATCGCCGATCCGAGCCATCTTTCGCCCGAAGCGGTCCGGCTGGCTTTCCAGGCCGCGCGGGGCCGGGTCGTGCTGGTCACCGACGCACTGGCCGCCGGCGGCTGCCTCGACGGCCACTACCGGCTCGGCGACGTGGAGTTCGACGTGTCCGGTGGCACGGCCCGCCGGGCCGACGGCACGTTGGTGGGCACCACGATCACGTTGCTGGACGCGGTCCGGGACGCCTGTGCGGCGGGGGTGTCGCTCGAAGCCGCGGTCAACGCGGCCACTCGGACGCCGGCCGAGCTGTTTCCACGCGGTGACATCGGGTTGCTGCGTCCGGGAAATCGCGCGGACGTCCTCGTGCTCGACGACTCGCTGGCCCTGCGCACGGTCTTGCGGAATGCGCGTGAGCTGTGA
- a CDS encoding response regulator transcription factor — MSATVLVVEDEKEIRELLRRYLERAGFAVVTTGSGAQALTLLTTHAAGIVVLDLGLPDIDGLEVLRAARRDGGVPVVVLTARGSVDDRIHGLELGADDYVTKPFSPTEVVLRVQAVLNRTTGSPDPATASYGDGLLCLDESRHEVRWHGEPLELTPTEWGVLATLAAVPGRVYSRYELINRVRGYEFEGYERTIDSHVKNLRHKLGPAGPDVVQTVLGVGYRLGLRRDH, encoded by the coding sequence GTGAGTGCCACCGTGCTGGTCGTCGAGGACGAGAAGGAGATCCGGGAACTGCTGCGCCGGTACCTCGAACGCGCCGGTTTCGCCGTGGTGACCACCGGATCCGGCGCCCAGGCGCTCACGCTGCTCACCACCCACGCCGCCGGGATCGTCGTACTGGACCTGGGGTTGCCGGACATCGACGGCCTGGAGGTGCTGCGCGCGGCCCGCCGCGACGGCGGGGTACCGGTCGTCGTGCTGACCGCCCGGGGCTCCGTCGACGACCGGATCCACGGGCTGGAGCTCGGCGCCGACGACTACGTGACCAAGCCGTTCAGCCCGACCGAAGTGGTGTTGCGGGTCCAGGCCGTGCTGAACCGGACGACCGGCTCCCCCGACCCGGCCACGGCGTCCTACGGTGACGGCCTGCTGTGCTTGGACGAGTCACGGCACGAAGTCCGCTGGCACGGCGAGCCGCTGGAACTCACCCCGACCGAGTGGGGCGTGCTGGCCACGCTGGCGGCCGTGCCCGGGCGGGTGTACTCCCGCTACGAGCTGATCAACCGGGTCCGCGGCTACGAGTTCGAGGGCTACGAACGCACCATCGACTCCCATGTGAAGAACCTGCGCCACAAGCTCGGCCCCGCGGGTCCGGACGTGGTGCAGACCGTGCTCGGCGTCGGCTACCGGCTGGGGCTGCGCCGTGACCACTGA
- a CDS encoding sensor histidine kinase, whose translation MTTDRHRHWGPLAWRLLAAFVLVALSSVLVLTGAALLGTGQGLAAAERAEREQVAVQVAAAAGAAYTRTGSWTGADLDAATAIATGAGARLVVRDTGGTPVTGRGHGMPGMGNPMAGSLGGGRVDAPVVVDGETVGSVQLAFGTSTASAAKDVAWGWIGLAAAVALLLAVTASWFVSRRLAAPLLRLTTTAKHIAAGDRSARARVRAPGELGELAEAFDRMADQVTRADRARRNLTADVAHELRTPLATLQAGLEELRDGLEPPDVERLTSLHDQALRLGRVVRDLADLTAAEDAAVSLRRTDLDLTAVITEVVTAHSARLRAAGLEVRTELAGHIPVRADPDRLHQAVGNLLGNAARYARPGDSVTVRTRSAGGTATVEVSDTGPGIPADELPHVFERLWRGRSGTSVAGTGIGLAVVRELVTAHGGTVTATSKPGEGSTFTITLPLKT comes from the coding sequence GTGACCACTGACCGCCACCGGCACTGGGGACCGCTGGCCTGGCGGCTGCTGGCGGCGTTCGTGCTGGTGGCGCTGTCGTCGGTGCTGGTGCTCACCGGGGCCGCGCTGCTCGGCACCGGTCAGGGCCTGGCCGCCGCGGAACGCGCCGAGCGGGAGCAGGTCGCGGTCCAGGTGGCCGCCGCCGCGGGCGCGGCCTACACCAGGACCGGCAGCTGGACCGGCGCCGACCTGGACGCGGCCACCGCGATCGCCACCGGTGCCGGAGCCCGGCTCGTCGTCCGCGACACCGGCGGAACTCCCGTCACCGGACGAGGCCACGGCATGCCCGGCATGGGCAACCCGATGGCCGGCTCACTCGGCGGTGGCCGGGTGGACGCACCCGTCGTCGTCGACGGCGAGACCGTCGGGTCGGTCCAGCTCGCGTTCGGCACGTCCACCGCGTCCGCGGCCAAGGACGTCGCGTGGGGCTGGATCGGCCTCGCGGCCGCGGTGGCGCTGCTGCTCGCGGTGACCGCGAGCTGGTTCGTCAGCCGGCGCCTCGCCGCTCCCCTGCTCCGGCTCACCACCACGGCGAAGCACATCGCCGCCGGCGACCGCTCGGCCAGAGCCCGGGTCCGGGCGCCCGGCGAACTCGGCGAACTGGCCGAGGCCTTCGACCGCATGGCCGACCAGGTCACCCGGGCCGACCGCGCCCGGCGGAACCTCACCGCCGACGTCGCCCACGAACTGCGGACCCCGCTGGCCACCCTGCAGGCCGGGCTGGAGGAGCTGCGTGACGGCCTCGAACCGCCGGACGTCGAGCGGCTGACCAGCCTGCACGACCAGGCGTTGCGCCTCGGCCGGGTGGTGCGGGACCTCGCCGACCTGACCGCCGCCGAAGACGCCGCCGTCTCTCTCCGCCGCACCGACCTCGACCTCACCGCTGTGATCACCGAAGTGGTGACGGCCCACAGCGCCCGGCTGCGCGCGGCCGGCCTCGAGGTCCGCACCGAACTCGCCGGGCACATCCCGGTGCGGGCCGATCCCGATCGGCTGCACCAGGCCGTCGGAAATCTGCTCGGCAACGCTGCCCGCTACGCCCGGCCCGGTGACAGCGTCACTGTCCGGACCCGCTCCGCCGGCGGCACCGCGACCGTCGAAGTCTCCGACACCGGACCGGGGATCCCCGCCGACGAACTGCCGCATGTGTTCGAGCGGTTGTGGCGAGGCCGCTCCGGGACGTCGGTCGCCGGTACCGGCATCGGCCTGGCCGTGGTCCGGGAACTCGTCACCGCCCACGGCGGCACCGTCACCGCGACCTCAAAGCCGGGCGAGGGCAGCACGTTCACCATCACCCTCCCGCTGAAGACCTAG
- the hybE gene encoding [NiFe]-hydrogenase assembly chaperone HybE — protein sequence MDSLDGLAGRVRDAFGRIGREKFRGDPVANPRLTVDVLGAAVVAGVPTMVVLTPWTITGLAFPPDDVFPGALEIAGRPRPVYRLEVTGLGTFRSVTLPTETATLRDMTQARGLARSWIEPFRLAVRAVVDLPVPPQG from the coding sequence GTGGATTCCCTCGACGGTCTCGCCGGCCGGGTGCGCGACGCGTTCGGCCGGATCGGCCGGGAGAAGTTCCGCGGCGACCCGGTCGCCAACCCCCGGCTCACGGTCGACGTCCTCGGCGCCGCCGTCGTCGCGGGCGTCCCGACGATGGTCGTGCTCACCCCGTGGACGATCACCGGTCTCGCGTTCCCGCCGGACGACGTGTTCCCCGGCGCGCTCGAGATCGCCGGGCGTCCCCGCCCGGTGTACCGGCTCGAGGTGACCGGTCTGGGCACCTTCCGCTCGGTCACCTTGCCCACCGAGACGGCCACCCTGCGCGACATGACCCAGGCCCGCGGGCTCGCCCGCTCCTGGATCGAACCGTTCCGGCTGGCCGTCCGGGCCGTGGTGGATCTTCCGGTGCCACCGCAAGGGTGA
- a CDS encoding universal stress protein codes for MARCGDVEVPGSRGLGGFTGLVAGSVAVAVTSHGHCPVVVVRGVDGSPSDTAAIPFAFQAADARGVPLVAVRTWMDQAIAIGWAAAPATNRTAIRDEQRRLLGKWLEPYRTRYPGVLVQPQIATDRPAPALLEHARTAQHVTAIRVLPGGFRCGTAERGAGGSSGSLRPGRSPTGSTVDT; via the coding sequence GTGGCTCGCTGCGGCGACGTCGAGGTGCCCGGCTCACGTGGCCTGGGCGGATTCACCGGCCTGGTCGCCGGGTCGGTCGCGGTGGCGGTCACTTCCCACGGCCACTGCCCGGTCGTGGTCGTGCGTGGCGTGGACGGATCGCCCAGCGACACTGCGGCGATCCCGTTCGCGTTCCAGGCCGCCGACGCCCGCGGCGTCCCGCTGGTGGCCGTGCGCACCTGGATGGACCAGGCCATCGCCATCGGGTGGGCAGCCGCGCCGGCGACGAACCGGACGGCGATCCGCGACGAGCAGCGGCGGCTGCTGGGAAAGTGGCTCGAGCCGTACCGGACGCGGTATCCCGGCGTGCTGGTCCAGCCGCAGATCGCCACGGACAGGCCCGCTCCCGCATTGCTGGAGCACGCTCGCACGGCCCAGCACGTCACCGCGATACGAGTTCTTCCGGGCGGCTTCCGCTGCGGGACCGCGGAGCGGGGCGCGGGTGGAAGCAGCGGTTCGCTCCGGCCGGGACGTTCGCCCACCGGGTCCACAGTGGACACGTAG
- a CDS encoding ferritin-like domain-containing protein, whose product MKTRTLITTIAAGGILSVGALVAIPAFASGPPAGTGPGRDAGSGLMVQGGMGRGGMNRDGGCLAGVADPSGTLSEAQRTTLAANAEEEKLAHDLYTAFAGRYDAVVFDRIAGAETAHLNAVRSLMTRYGVTDPTAGQAPGHFTTPAVQATYDKLLAQGASGQAAALEVGRTVETTDIADLRKALDGLTAPDVQRIYQHLLTASQHHLTAFDNWLAR is encoded by the coding sequence ATGAAGACCCGCACACTGATCACCACGATCGCCGCGGGCGGCATCCTGAGCGTGGGCGCGCTCGTCGCGATCCCCGCGTTCGCCAGTGGCCCGCCGGCCGGGACCGGTCCGGGGCGTGACGCCGGATCGGGCCTCATGGTCCAGGGCGGCATGGGCCGGGGCGGGATGAACCGGGACGGCGGATGCCTCGCCGGTGTCGCCGACCCGAGCGGCACGCTCAGCGAGGCGCAGCGCACGACTCTGGCGGCCAACGCGGAGGAGGAGAAGCTCGCGCACGACCTCTACACCGCGTTCGCCGGCCGCTACGACGCCGTCGTCTTCGACCGGATCGCCGGGGCGGAGACAGCTCACCTGAACGCCGTGCGGAGCCTGATGACCCGCTACGGGGTCACCGATCCCACCGCGGGCCAGGCGCCGGGCCACTTCACCACCCCGGCCGTGCAGGCCACCTACGACAAGCTGCTCGCCCAGGGCGCGAGCGGTCAGGCCGCGGCGCTCGAGGTGGGGCGCACGGTGGAGACGACGGACATCGCGGACCTGCGCAAGGCCCTGGACGGGCTCACCGCGCCCGACGTCCAGCGGATCTACCAGCACCTGCTGACGGCTTCGCAGCACCACCTGACCGCGTTCGACAACTGGCTCGCGCGATGA
- a CDS encoding hydrogenase maturation protease has protein sequence MTGVAPVLVLGIGNELLGDDGVGVVAARRLAALVPPAVEVLDGSTLGLLLAPLLADRSAVLVLDAVSERHGPPGTIVLLRDTEIRRGHGLRATAHDVGLVDALSAVELSGRAPGCIALVGLVAEPPRCRFGLGRRARAELPALVETACGVLREWRVPVRPLPV, from the coding sequence ATGACGGGCGTCGCCCCCGTGCTCGTGCTGGGCATCGGCAACGAACTGCTCGGCGACGACGGCGTGGGCGTGGTCGCGGCCCGGCGCCTGGCGGCGCTGGTTCCCCCTGCCGTGGAGGTGCTGGACGGCAGCACGCTGGGGCTCCTCCTGGCCCCGCTGCTGGCGGATCGGTCAGCGGTGCTCGTGCTCGACGCCGTGTCGGAGCGCCACGGTCCGCCGGGGACGATCGTGCTCCTGCGCGACACCGAGATCCGCCGTGGACACGGACTGCGCGCCACGGCCCACGACGTCGGGCTCGTGGACGCGCTGTCCGCCGTGGAGCTGAGCGGCCGGGCACCCGGGTGCATCGCGCTCGTGGGGCTGGTGGCCGAGCCACCCCGCTGCCGGTTCGGGCTCGGCCGGCGGGCGCGCGCCGAGCTGCCCGCCTTGGTCGAGACGGCGTGCGGTGTGCTCCGGGAGTGGCGGGTTCCCGTGCGGCCGCTACCGGTCTGA
- a CDS encoding DUF2157 domain-containing protein yields the protein MTRESPVREALERLVEEAVLSPGQAAEVERALRGAAARRPRIPWAEVAGYLGGGLLLIGTALLMATSWTDWSKPARTAIVAAATAVLLAAGVVAAHGFTGLVTARLRKPSPRLRVSATLLALAAGSAAATVVVALPDDAGSAGVAVACGLGTVLAVAGYLLVPFVIGLLAATGLLGATVLAGLDATAGTTPLRGGLAVAAVGLLLAGTALADVLPHRLTGLGLGAAIALFGAQQPLGETSTAPVAYVLTFAFGTGFLVLYRRQRTWSLLIAGVLGITLAVPEAVWDLTGGAAGGAVIVLTAGAVLLAASGIGFRLRRDTQRAREERQPDERS from the coding sequence ATGACACGGGAGTCGCCGGTTCGCGAGGCACTGGAACGGCTGGTCGAGGAGGCGGTGCTGTCGCCGGGCCAGGCGGCCGAGGTCGAACGTGCGCTCCGCGGCGCGGCGGCCAGGCGGCCGCGGATTCCCTGGGCGGAGGTCGCCGGGTACCTGGGCGGCGGGCTGCTGCTGATCGGCACCGCCCTGCTCATGGCCACGTCGTGGACGGACTGGTCGAAGCCGGCGCGGACCGCGATCGTCGCGGCCGCCACCGCGGTCCTGCTCGCGGCCGGCGTGGTTGCCGCGCACGGCTTCACGGGCTTGGTCACTGCCCGGCTCCGGAAGCCGTCGCCGCGGTTGCGGGTCTCCGCGACCCTGCTGGCACTGGCGGCGGGTTCGGCGGCGGCCACGGTCGTGGTCGCGTTGCCCGACGACGCCGGGAGCGCGGGCGTCGCCGTGGCGTGCGGCCTCGGGACGGTGCTCGCCGTCGCGGGCTACCTGCTGGTCCCCTTCGTGATCGGGTTGCTCGCCGCCACCGGTCTGCTCGGCGCGACGGTCCTCGCCGGGCTGGACGCGACTGCCGGCACCACGCCCCTGCGCGGCGGCCTGGCCGTGGCCGCGGTCGGGCTGCTCCTCGCGGGGACTGCCCTGGCCGACGTGCTCCCGCACCGTCTGACCGGCCTCGGGCTGGGCGCGGCGATCGCCCTGTTCGGCGCGCAGCAACCGCTCGGCGAGACCAGCACAGCGCCGGTCGCGTACGTGCTCACGTTCGCCTTCGGCACCGGGTTCCTGGTGCTCTACCGCCGGCAGCGGACCTGGTCGCTACTCATCGCCGGGGTGCTCGGCATCACGCTCGCCGTTCCCGAGGCGGTCTGGGATCTCACCGGCGGGGCCGCCGGCGGCGCGGTGATCGTGCTGACCGCCGGCGCCGTCCTGCTCGCCGCCAGCGGCATCGGCTTCCGGCTCCGGCGGGACACCCAGCGAGCCCGGGAAGAAAGACAGCCGGACGAACGGTCCTGA
- a CDS encoding carboxymuconolactone decarboxylase family protein: protein MGYGKTVQDELREPARELRKAIPAVYQGFGQLHEAALAAGALDAKTKELIALAISVSKECDGCIAAHARGAVRKGATLEEGAEAIGVAIMMNGGPATVYGPRAFAAVQEFVRERDEAGQHGA, encoded by the coding sequence ATGGGATACGGCAAGACCGTCCAGGACGAGCTGCGGGAACCGGCGCGGGAGCTGCGCAAGGCGATTCCGGCGGTCTACCAGGGGTTCGGGCAGTTGCACGAGGCCGCGCTGGCGGCCGGCGCGCTGGACGCGAAGACCAAGGAGCTCATCGCGCTGGCCATCTCCGTGAGCAAGGAGTGCGACGGCTGCATCGCCGCCCACGCCCGTGGGGCGGTCCGCAAGGGCGCGACCCTCGAGGAGGGCGCGGAGGCCATCGGCGTCGCGATCATGATGAACGGCGGTCCGGCCACCGTCTACGGCCCCCGCGCGTTCGCCGCGGTCCAGGAGTTCGTCCGGGAACGCGACGAAGCCGGGCAACACGGAGCCTGA